The Triticum dicoccoides isolate Atlit2015 ecotype Zavitan chromosome 6A, WEW_v2.0, whole genome shotgun sequence genome has a window encoding:
- the LOC119315375 gene encoding uncharacterized protein LOC119315375 — translation MQSVSRSITGLCAGTIGSAPPRSWPPALGRWRSSVGRVVSAPPRWWPIAREGRGASLLLSSSAHSNRHLDLLSSCNKEKQNKPHSYKPEGCATIKCLDTANTREKVTSVKKLTNEVTDSNPTKVADIFIPSIFSNSSHRDGAIYKNKLFTENWFDIDITDHNETRLEPMMFSKAIKKAYFPCNMLQFFSLTLAECSINHDPIELYGYIAVRDDRDGMRNYVLNYSRDDPIITQKGSSIQMTGPKRGIELVSPVLIEFDMRIKNGGQEEEDLQLIDGAISCHDRRSWKPVKHRIKGNCGAVDMSFACVELAVEATI, via the exons ATGCAAAGCGTCTCACGATCGATTACTGGTCTCTGCGCCGGCACAATTGGTTCCGCTCCACCTCGCTCATGGCCTCCAGCGCTTGGGCGCTGGCGCTCTAGCGTCGGCAGAGTAGTCTCCGCTCCGCCTCGCTGGTGGCCAATAGCGCGTGAGGGACGAGGTGCTTCACTCCTTCTGTCATCATCAGCCCATTCGAATCGGCATCTGGATCTTCTTTCCAG CTGCAATAAGGAGAAGCAGAATAAGCCACACTCGTACAAACCCGAAGGTTGTGCCACTATCAAATGCTTAGACACTGCAAATACGAGGGAGAAAGTGACCAGTGTGAAGAAGTTAACCAATGAGGTCACAGATAGCAATCCCACGAAGGTTGCTGATATATTCATCCCGTCTATCTTCTCAAATAGCAGCCACCGTGATGGAGCCATATACAAGAACAAGCTTTTCACGGAAAACTGGTTTGATATCGACATTACTGACCACAACGAGA CTCGGTTGGAGCCGATGATGTTCTCGAAGGCAATCAAAAAAGCTTATTTTCCATGCAACATGTTGCAATTTTTCTCATTGACGTTGGCCGAGTGTTCCATCAACCATGACCCCATAGAATTGTATGGGTATATAGCTGTGCGGGATGATAGGGATGGCATGCGTAACTATGTTCTTAATTATAGCAGGGATGATCCCATCATCACACAAAAG GGTTCTTCCATTCAAATGACTGGACCTAAGAGAGGCATCGAATTGGTTTCCCCTGTTTTAATAGAGTTTGATATGAGGATCAAGAATGGAGGGCAAGAGGAGGAGGATCTGCAGTTGATAGATGGAGCAATATCATGCCATGACCGCAGATCATGGAAACCAGTCAAACATCGCATTAAGGGCAATTGTGGTGCTGTTGACATGTCTTTCGCATGTGTTGAGCtagcagtggaagcaacaatataa